CGCAGATGGTCGACGGCGAGATCGAGATCGTGAACGAGACCACGAACATCAGCGCGACCGCCGCCCATCCTCTGGGTACTGACTCGCTCGGTCGCGACATGCTCTCGCGGGTGCTCTACGGCGCGCGGACCTCGTTGCTCGTCGGCGTTCTGGGGACGGCGATCGCCACCGTGCTCGGCGTCACCGTGGGACTGTCGGCGGGCTATTATGGAGGCAAGGTCGACGACGCGCTGATGCGGGGCGCGGACGTCATGCTCGCCTTCCCCTCGCTCGTGCTCGCGGTCGCGCTCGTGGGGCTGTTCGGCGGCGCGACGGTCAGCGTGCCCGATCCGATCGTGGCGCTCGGGTTCGCTCCCGGGATGCCCGACTCGTTCGCGCTGCCCGGAACCGTGATCCTCGTGGTCGCGCTGGTCAACTGGGTCTGGTTCGCCCGCGTCGCGCGGGGCGAGGCGCTCTCGATCACCGACGCCGAGTACGTCAAGGCCGCACGGTCGGTCGGCGCGAGCGACGGGTTCATCCTCCGGAAACACGTGCTGCCGAACAGCATCACCCCCATTCTGGTGCTCGCGACCATCCAGATCGCGGCGATCATCCTCCTCGAAAGCTCGCTGTCGTATCTCGGGTTCTCGGGCGCGAACCTCTCGTGGGGCTTCGACATCGCGCAGGGCCGTGACTACCTCGCCACCGCGTGGTGGATCTCGACCATGCCAGGCGTCGCGATCGTGCTGACCGTGATCGGCGTCAACCTGATCGGCGACTGGCTCCGCGACGCCCTCGATCCGGGCATCGAGGGCGAGGGAGGTGGGGCGTGATGGCCGGCAGAGGGAGTTCCGAGCCCCTGCTCGACGTTCGGAACCTCACGACCCGCTTTTTCACCGAGGAAGGGCAGGTCAACGCGGTCGAGTCGGTCGACTTCACGGTGCGCGACGGCGAGGTGTTCGGCGTGGTCGGGGAGAGCGGTTCCGGGAAGTCGGTCACGGCGCTCTCGATCATCGATCTCGTGGAGTCGCCCGGCGAGATCGTCTCGGGCGAGGTGTGGTATCGCGACGCCGACCTCGCCGATGAGATGGGAGAATCGCATCCGGACGCCGTCGACGGGGACGCTGTGGATCTCCGGTGCGTCCCCCCCGAGGTCCGGCGCTCGCTCCGTGGCTCGTCGGTGAGCATGATCTTCCAGGATCCGATGAGCAGCTTCAACCCCTCGATCACGGTGGGCGAGCAGATCGCCGAGGCGGTCGAGGTCCAGCGCCGCGCGAGCGCGAACCCGCGCTCGACGCGCTCGCGCACTCAGGGGTTCGGCCTCGGATCGATGCTGGCGAGCACGGTCGTTCCGACGCGGGATTACGTCGGCGAGGAGAGCCACGACCGCGCGATCGAGCTGCTCGGACAGGTCGGAATCCCCGATCCGGAAGCGCGCGCCGCGGAGTACCCCCACCAGTATTCGGGGGGGATGCTCCAGCGCGCGATGGTCGCGCAGGCGCTTGCGGGCGAGCCCGATCTCCTGATCGCGGACGAGCCGACCACCGCACTCGACGTCACCATCGAGGCCCAGATCCTGAATCTGCTGGCGGACCTCCAGGACGAACTCGACATGGCGATCGTGCTGATCACCCACGATCTCGGGGTGATCGCGCGGACCTGCGACCGACTCGGGGTGATGTACGCCGGTGAGATCGTCGAACACGGCAGTCTGGCGGACGTGTTCGATAGCCCGGTGCATCCCTACACCCAGGGACTCCTCGGATCGATCCCGGACCTCGACGACCCCGCCCCGCGGCTCGATCCCATCGAGGGCAACGTCCCGAGCCTGCTCGCGGCGGAGATGGACGACCGGTGTTACTTCGCCGATCGGTGTCCGAAGGCGATGGAGGAGTGTCTCGACAAGCCGCCCGCGTTCGCGGTCGACGGTGCGGGCGTCGCTGAGGAGGCGGACAGGGCGGGAGCGGATGCAGCAGGGGCGGCTGCGGCAGGAAACGACGCGCCAGGTGACACGACCGCCCACAGCGCGAAGTGCTATCTCGCCGATCACGAGTTCGACGAGGCACGCGCCCTGCCGGAAGGGTTCTTCGACGAATCCGACGGAGGGACTGACACATGAGCGAACGACTCGATCACGACGGGACCGATGTGGACGAGACGCGGGCCGGAGATTCGGACGAGCCGCTGGTGACCGTCGATGGTCTCGAAAAGCACTACTACGAGAACGACTCGCTGTTCGACCGGCTGCTGGGACGGGACCCGACGGCCGTCAGGGCGGTCGACGGCGTGGAGTTCGCGGTCGAGCGGGGCGAGACGCTCGGCCTGGTCGGCGAATCGGGCTGTGGGAAGTCGACCACCGGCGAGACGCTGCTTGGGCTGCGGGAGGCGACCGCCGGGACCGTGCGCTTCGATGGCGAACCCGTGGCGGGGCTGTCCGGCGACGACGAGAAGGCGTTTCGTCGGCGTGCGGGGATCGTGTTTCAGGACCCCTTCTCCAGTCTCGACCCCCGTCAGACCGTCGGCGAGATCGTGCGCGAACCGCTCGACGTCCACGGGATCGATACGCGCGAGGAGCGCGACGAGCGCGTCGCCGACCTCTTGGATCGAGTGGGCCTCTCGGCGGCCCAGCGCGAGCGCTACCCCCACGAGTTCTCGGGGGGGCAGCGCCAGCGCGTCGGGATCGCCCGCGCGCTCGCGCTCGATCCCGAGTTCGTGGTGCTCGACGAACCCGTGAGCGCGCTCGACGTCTCGGTTCAGGCCCAGATCCTCAATCTCCTAGGGGATCTTCAAGAGGAGTTCGACCTGACCTACCTCTTCATCGCCCACGATCTCTCGGTGGTACGGCACATCTCGGATCGCGTCGCGGTGATGTATCTCGGCGAGATCGCCGAGATCGGCCCGGTCAAGGAGATCTTCGAGCGCCCGAGTCATCCCTACACCGAGGCACTGCTCGAAAGCGTCCCGCGCGCGAACACCGCCGAGCGCGATCGGGAGGTCGAGGCGCTCGCGGGCGACGTGCCCTCGCCGCGCGATCCCCCCGCCGGCTGTCGGTTCCACACCAGGTGTCCCCACGCCCGCGAGGCGTGTCGCGAGGAGGATCCCCGGCGCTTTGACGCCGGATCGAGCCACGAAGCGGCGTGCTTCCGGGCGGTCGACGGGCACGCCTACTGGGAGAGTACGCCGCTCGAACCACCCGAAGAGCGGGCCCAGGCCACGGAATCCGATCTGGGAGAACGCGACGAACCGGCGGACGAGCCGAGTGCGTAACGTTCAGGTCGTCGCCTCGCGGAGATCAAGTGGTGCGCTATCGCAACCTGCTCGCGTTTCTCGCCCTCGCCGGGCTGTGGGGGACTGCGTTCATGGCGATCAAGGCGGGACTCGCGTACTTTCCGCCCGTTCTCTTCGCGGCGTTCCGGTACGACATCGCCGGCCTCCTCATGCTCGGCTACGCGCTCTACGCGACCGATCGCTGGCGGCCCCGTGGGAGAGCGGAGTGGGCGCTCGTCGGCGTCGGCGCGGTCTTTCTTATCGCCGCGTACCACGCCTTCCTGTTCGTCGGCGAGCAGGGGACGACTAGCGCGGCGGCGGCGGTCGTCGTCAGCCTCTCGCCGGTGCTGACGACCGCGTTCGCGCGCGTGTTCCTCCCCAGCGAACGCCTCACGACCGCGGGGATCGCCGGCATCCTGCTCGGGCTCGTCGGCGTCGTCGTCCTCACCAGTCCGGACCCGACGAACCTCCTGAACGGGGAGCTGCTCGCGGAGGGGCTCGTGTTCGCGGCGGCGCTGTCCTTTGCGCTCGGGAGCGTCCTGACCCGCCGGATCCCCGCACAGCTCCCGATCGAGACGATGGAGGCGTGGTCGATGGTCGGCGGCGCACTCCTGATGCACGGCGTGAGCGTCCTCCTCGGCGAATCGGTCGCGACCGTCGAGGTGACGCCCGCCGGGATCGCGGCGCTCGCGTACCTCTCGATCGCGGCGAGTGCGGTCGGCTTCCTCATCTACTTCGACCTGCTCGACCGGCTCGGCCCGATCGAGATCAACCTCGTCTCGTACGTCGCGCCGGTGTTCGCGGCGATCTCGGGCGCACTCCTCCTCGACGAGTCGATCGACGCCGCGACCGTCGCGGGGTTCGTCCTGATCTTCGCGGGGTTCGTGCTGCTCAAGCGCCGCGCGCTCGCCGCGGAGTGGCCGCGGCTCCGGGCGGCGCTCTCCGGCGAGTGAGTGGCGAAATTCAGGCGCGGTGGGCGTGGCCGGCGACGATCGCGACGGCGTTCAGTCCCAACAGCCCGACGAACAGCGCCGTCTCCGTTCCGTTCGACAGGCCGGTCGCGAGCAGCGAGAGGTGGACGACCGGGAGGACGACCGCCAGCCAGAACGCGATCGCCTGAATCGGTTCGGTCCGGGGATCGTCCCGGTAGTTCGCGTACGCGGACGCGAGCGTTGCGCCGATCCCGTCGGTCTCGCCGCCCCCGCCGGCGAGCACTCGTTCGGTTCTTCGTGACATACTGACGGCCCCGAACGATTCATCGTGCTGGAGCGACTTATACTGTGGTGAGCGTTGACGCGCATTGGTGACGGATCGTCGTCAAGTAATGGAGCGTTTCTCGTCGATCAATCGATGTCGAGGGGTCTTCTCCGCAGCGTTTTGCCGTGTTTCGGGATCAGTTGTGGTTCGCGTCGGGAGCGGTATATAGCGTCGGTCACTCCGCGAGCGCGTCCCGGAGCGCCGCGCGGCGTTCCGGATCGAGGTCCGCGGCGAGGTCGGCGGCGAACGGGCTGGCGTCGAGGGTGGCGAACGCACGCTCGGTCTTCTCCCGGATGCGGTCGATCGACGCCTCGATCGCGGCGATCGAGGCGTCGCGTTCGTCGGCGATGGTCACCGGGTCGCGCCCCTCGGTGAGCGCGGCCGCGATCGCCGCCTCCTCGTGACTCAGGATCGACGGAGTGTCGTCGGTCATACCGAACAATATCCCCGCCCGCGGGATAAACCGGACGAGACGCTTCAGCCGAGAACGGTGACCTCGACGCGGTGGGGACCGCCCGTGCCGTCGAGCGTGACCGACTCGACGATCGATGCGGCGAGCGCCTCGCGCCACGCCGCCACCGCCGTCGTGTGGCGTTCGTGGTGGGTCTCGACCGAATAGGTCGCTGCGGGGTCGGCGCGGAGTCGGTCTCCGGTCCCGTCCGGGGTCGGCCGGGTCGGTGGGTCCGCGACGAGCCGTGAAGGTGGAATATGAATCGGTGTCTGGCCGTCGCCCTCGGCGTACTCGCCCTCGTGTTCGACGTGGAGGCGCGCGCGCATCCGGCCGTCGAACGGCGGCGTCACCCGGAGCACAGTCCGCGGCCCGTCGGAGCGATTGGCCTCGATCGCGCTCACCACGTCCTCGGCGTGGACTGCGATCGAGCGAACGTCGTGGTAGTCCCCGGCGGGCGACATCGATCGACGGTTGCCGCCGGACGTTCCTAAACGATGCGCCGGGCGTGGTCCGGTCGTACCGTCGTGCGCACGTCCGGACGGGCGGTCGACTCGGGGACAGCCGAGAGGGCCACACTGCCGGCGAACGCGCCGTCATTCCTCGTTTTCCGTGTCCGCTTGCTCGTCGTCGGTCGCGTCCTCGGCCTCGACGGAGAGCGGCTGTCCGGCGTCGTCGTCGAGCGCCCGACGTCGATGGGTCCGGTCCCAGTCCTCGAAGATGCCGTACTCGGTCATCGTGTCCATCCCCGCGAGCGCCGCTCTGAGTTTGAGGCCGATCAGTGGGACGTCGGCGACCGAGATGATGACGTCAGCCTGGAGCACGACCCCGTCGCGGAGGATCGCGTCCACGAGGTCGACCACCGCGCCCTCTTCCGGTTTCG
This Halococcus agarilyticus DNA region includes the following protein-coding sequences:
- a CDS encoding ABC transporter ATP-binding protein — its product is MAGRGSSEPLLDVRNLTTRFFTEEGQVNAVESVDFTVRDGEVFGVVGESGSGKSVTALSIIDLVESPGEIVSGEVWYRDADLADEMGESHPDAVDGDAVDLRCVPPEVRRSLRGSSVSMIFQDPMSSFNPSITVGEQIAEAVEVQRRASANPRSTRSRTQGFGLGSMLASTVVPTRDYVGEESHDRAIELLGQVGIPDPEARAAEYPHQYSGGMLQRAMVAQALAGEPDLLIADEPTTALDVTIEAQILNLLADLQDELDMAIVLITHDLGVIARTCDRLGVMYAGEIVEHGSLADVFDSPVHPYTQGLLGSIPDLDDPAPRLDPIEGNVPSLLAAEMDDRCYFADRCPKAMEECLDKPPAFAVDGAGVAEEADRAGADAAGAAAAGNDAPGDTTAHSAKCYLADHEFDEARALPEGFFDESDGGTDT
- a CDS encoding ABC transporter ATP-binding protein; the protein is MSERLDHDGTDVDETRAGDSDEPLVTVDGLEKHYYENDSLFDRLLGRDPTAVRAVDGVEFAVERGETLGLVGESGCGKSTTGETLLGLREATAGTVRFDGEPVAGLSGDDEKAFRRRAGIVFQDPFSSLDPRQTVGEIVREPLDVHGIDTREERDERVADLLDRVGLSAAQRERYPHEFSGGQRQRVGIARALALDPEFVVLDEPVSALDVSVQAQILNLLGDLQEEFDLTYLFIAHDLSVVRHISDRVAVMYLGEIAEIGPVKEIFERPSHPYTEALLESVPRANTAERDREVEALAGDVPSPRDPPAGCRFHTRCPHAREACREEDPRRFDAGSSHEAACFRAVDGHAYWESTPLEPPEERAQATESDLGERDEPADEPSA
- the gvpM gene encoding gas vesicle protein GvpM, which produces MEPSKPEEGAVVDLVDAILRDGVVLQADVIISVADVPLIGLKLRAALAGMDTMTEYGIFEDWDRTHRRRALDDDAGQPLSVEAEDATDDEQADTENEE
- a CDS encoding DMT family transporter is translated as MVRYRNLLAFLALAGLWGTAFMAIKAGLAYFPPVLFAAFRYDIAGLLMLGYALYATDRWRPRGRAEWALVGVGAVFLIAAYHAFLFVGEQGTTSAAAAVVVSLSPVLTTAFARVFLPSERLTTAGIAGILLGLVGVVVLTSPDPTNLLNGELLAEGLVFAAALSFALGSVLTRRIPAQLPIETMEAWSMVGGALLMHGVSVLLGESVATVEVTPAGIAALAYLSIAASAVGFLIYFDLLDRLGPIEINLVSYVAPVFAAISGALLLDESIDAATVAGFVLIFAGFVLLKRRALAAEWPRLRAALSGE
- a CDS encoding ABC transporter permease, encoding MIRPRTLRNLRRELRSSALAKVGIVLVVAVVLVAVFAPVLAPQNPFDQDLNNSSLPPLGFSAQTNETTSQMVDGEIEIVNETTNISATAAHPLGTDSLGRDMLSRVLYGARTSLLVGVLGTAIATVLGVTVGLSAGYYGGKVDDALMRGADVMLAFPSLVLAVALVGLFGGATVSVPDPIVALGFAPGMPDSFALPGTVILVVALVNWVWFARVARGEALSITDAEYVKAARSVGASDGFILRKHVLPNSITPILVLATIQIAAIILLESSLSYLGFSGANLSWGFDIAQGRDYLATAWWISTMPGVAIVLTVIGVNLIGDWLRDALDPGIEGEGGGA